CGAACAGGTGGGTGAACAGCGCGGTCGAGGCGACGTGGAACCAGTGGAGTTTTTTCTCCACCCGCATGCCCGTTTCATCAAAATGAACCACATCGGAGGCCAAAACCGCCGTTTTGATTTGTTCCTCAATCGGCTCAAGGGCTTGGTACATGCCAGCGTTGGCCGTCAGGGCGGTGCTTTCGTTGAACGAACAGCCCCACAGGTCGCCCATGAGTTGCTCGATTTTCTCCAGCGGCAGTTTGTAGTCGTTGTTCAACAGGACGCTCAGCGCCTTGATCCGGGAACCGTACTGCACAGGCTGGCCTACCTCGGGCGGAAAACAGCCCCAATGCTGCCTGCCACAACAGACCGCCACGCCCAACTGGTGCTCCGTGACCTCCATGCGGGGTGCGGGAATATCGAACACCTGGCGCTTTTGGGCCACTTCAACCACGTCGGCAGTGGAAAAATCCTTCGAACAGCAGGAGCAGGATGTGGCATGGTGCACCACAACGTGGTCCACCGTGTCCACCATCTTGAGCGTCTTGCCTTTGTGGCCCAACTGGCCGCCGCTCTTTTTGGGCGGCTCTTTGGGAAGGCCCGGTTTCTTGGACAAACCATCTGACGACGGCGGCTTGTGACTGTTCTTGCTGTTCATCTTTAGGCGCGAACGCAATTCGGCAACTTCCGCCCGAAGGGCAGCATTCTCGGATTCCAGTGCCTCAACCTTGGCAAGCAAGACCATGACCAAATCCTTCAATACCGATATGTCATTCGATAACTCCATGAACCAGATGTATTCGCTAAAACAATTTTACATTGACTTGGGTTGGATGCCTAAGTTTTTACCCATTTTCAATGCTGCCGGTGCGTACATTCGCACGATTTGGCGTGGCGAAAAACTCGCCGGGGCGCATCAGATTGAAATGGAAGTGGGAGATTTGCCACCGGGCATTTACGTCGCTCGGCTGACGACGAAAACTGGGGTGGCCTCGCGGCTAATGACCGTCGTCAGATAATCGTTCCAACGCCCGAAGGGTTTCAAACCCTTCCGGCGTTGGAAAAAAACAACCAACTCATGCGCCAACTTTTCGTCCTGTGTCTCTTGCTCGGCTCAACCCACTTTTCAATTGCTCAAAGCAAGACCGACAGCCTCTGGGCTATTTGGGGCGATGCCCGGCAAGCCGACACGACGCGCCTGAAAGCCATTCAGGAATTGGCGTGGAGCCTTTTTTACAAAAATCCAGATTCGACAAGGCTCTTGGCGCAACTGGAATTTGAGTTTGCGCATAAAATCAACAACAAAAAATGGCAGGGGACGGCCCTGAATATGATTGGCGGAACCTACCACATGAAAGGAGATTTTGTGCCGGCGCTCAACGAATACAAAAAGGCGCTGAGCGCATTCCTCGAAGCGAACGAGCTGAAAGATGCGGCCGCCGTCTATAACAACATGGGCATGATTTACAGGGCGCAGGGCAACACGGGCAAGGCGTTCGAGTTCTATGAAAAATACCTTGACATCGGGGAAAACCTGCAAAACACCAGTATGTTGGCGACTGCCTACAACAACCTCGGAAACCTTTACAGAGACCTCGACAACTATCCCAAAGCCTTGGAATACTACGAGAGAGGGCTGCGATTGGCAGAAAAAAAAGACAACAAAGCAAGCATAGCCATCGGCTACAACAACATCGGCTCTATCTACCACGTCCAGAAAAAACACCCCGAAGCACTTGACTATTACAGGAAAAGCCTCGAAATCCGCAAACAAATTGACGACCAGCGTGGCATCGCCAGCGTGTTCATGAACATCGGTCTTGTGTTCAAAGACAAGAAAGATTATGACAAAGCCCTCGAATACCTGCAAAAAGCGATGGCCATTCGGGAAAAACTGAGCGACAAGGCTGGCCTTGCCGAATCATATTTCCAAATGGGCGAGACATTTGTGGCAAAAAAAGATTTTGCAAAAGCAGCCACATGGTGCGACAAAAGCCTGACCGTCAGTCAGCAAATCGGTGCTTTGGACGACGAACTCGATGCCTGCGACTGCCTCTACCAGGTTTACAAAGGCATGGGGCAAAGCGGCAAGGCGCTGGCCTGGCACGAACGGTTCGTGACCCTGAACGACAGCCTCCACAAAACGGAGACGGAAAAACGACTGGAGCAAATGGAGTTTGCGAAGCAGATAATGGCCGACAGCCTCGGTCAGGAAGAGGAAAAACTGAAAATGGAACTGACTTATCGCGGCGAAGTGCGCAAGCGCGACAAAATCATGAACATTATGCTCGTGGCAGGCTTGGTCGTGGCGGCGTTGGCGGTAGGCTTTTGGAGCCGGATGCTGTATTTCCAGAAATACTCCAAAATATTCCAGAACAAAGCCGAAAACCTTGAAAAACAGCAATTGCTCAACGAAATCGCTCTTTTGAAAACACAAGTGAACCCACATTTCCTGTTCAACAGCCTCAGCATCCTTTCGTCGCTCGTGCGCGTGAACGCCGATTTGTCGGAGCAGTTCATTGACCAACTTTCGCGCTCTTATCGCTACATTTTGGAGCAGAAAGAGCAATCGCTGGTAAGCCTAAAGACCGAACTCGAATTCATCAAATCATACTCTTTTTTGTTGAAAATCAGGTTTGAAAAAAAATTTGACCTGCGTTTCGACTTGCCCGACGACGTTCTGGAAAAATATAAAATCGCCCCTTTGACCCTTCAACTTTTGGTCGAAAACGCCGTAAAACATAACCGAATGTCGGTCAGAGAACCGCTCATCGTGGAAGTTACGCTGGGCGACAACGAGACTTTAATCGTCAAAAACCGCTTGCAACTGCGCCCCACGCCATCGGCCTCCACCGGCCTCGGCTTGCAAAATATCATCAACCGCTACGCGCTGCTAACCGCTCGCCCGGTTTGGGCGGGAGAGAGCGAAGAAGCGTTCATAGTGAGATTGCCATTGCTCTAACCGTACGACGGATTTGCAAATCCGCCGTACCACTTAAATCTTGAAAATCAAGCACATCAAGCATGAATACCATCATCATCGAAGACGAAAACCTCACCGCGCAGCGGCTGGAGGGAATGTTGAAAAAATACGATTCCAACATAAAAGTGCTGGCCATTTTGCCTTCCGTCGCCGAGTCGGTGGATTGGCTGCGCAAGCACGATGCGCCCGACCTTGTGTTTATGGACATCCACTTGGAAGACGATTTGTGTTTCAAAATCTTCGAACTCGCGCCGCTCACGTCGCCCGTTATTTTCACGACCGCCTACGACGAGTACATGATTAAAGCCTTCAAAGTCAACAGCATAGACTACTTGTTGAAACCCGTGAACCTGCTCGAACTCATGGCGGCTTTGGACAAATACAAGGCCCTGAAAGAGCAGTTTTCAAAACCGGACTTCGACACCTTGCTTCAGTACATCGGTCAGCGCGAGCCGGAGTACAAGACGCGGTTCATGATTACGGTAGGCAACAAAATCCGCAGTATCGAGACAGCGGACATCGCCTATTTTTATTCCGATGAAAAAATCACCTTCATGGTGACGAAGGAAGGTCAACACCTGCCGATTGATTTCAGCCTCGACAAACTCGCCACGTTGCTCGACCCGAAACAGTTTTTCCGCATCAGCCGCCAGTATTTGGTCGGTTTTTCGGCGATTCAGGCGGTTTTAACCCATTTTAAAGGCAAACTCAAACTCGACCTCGCCCCCAAGTCCAAACACGACGTGTTCGTCAGCGGCGACCGGATGACGGATTTTAAGGATTGGCTGGGGAGATAGTTGTTTGAAGGTTTGAGGTAATACAGAAAAACCGAGAGACTTCATGGGAATGGTTCAGGGGGAATGTTCAGAAACTTGTCGGGAATGTTCAGAAAAGTGTGTCAAACCCTCAAACCCCGAGCAACAATACCGCGTGGGCGACCAAGACTGGCGGCAGGGTTTTTCTTCTTTTGCATACCGACGATTTTTGGCGCGACTATCAAGCCATGCTTCAAAAAGGCATCCGATTCGTGCGCGAGCCAGTAAAAGAGCCTTGCGGCACCGTGGCCGTCTTTGAGGATTTGTATGGGACTTGGTAGAGCCATCAGTGGCAGTGTAAAAAAAAACGAGTCACTCTGCGTCCAGAGTGACTCGTATGGGAGGGGCAATCAAACACCTCCTGCCCCATTACCCGGCCTTCAATTTGAACCTCACTGCGACACTCGCCTGTTGTGCCACAGGTTGCCCATTTTTTGTGGCAGGAACCCACTTGGGCATCTTTTTAAGAAGGTTGGTCACAGCGCGGTCGCAAGACCACGACAGCCCCTGCACGATTTGCACATCTTTTACCGACCCGTCGGCTTCGATGAGGACCTTTGCCACCACCCGTCCTTCGGTACCAGACTCGATGGCCGCTATCGGGTATTTGAGATTTTCTTGGATGTACTGATGCAGGTTGGGGAAGCGGGCTTTGGCAAAAGAAACCGTTGCATCGGCAGCGGAGTGAAAGGCGTGGCTTGAGTGTTGGGCGCTGACAGACATGGATGACGTGAAGAGCGCGATAGCAAGCAAAATCATGGCTTTCATAGCAAAAGTGTTTTTATGTGAAAAAATTAGTGTGGCAAATGTGGAAGGGGCGAGGAGTCCGAAAGGATGGGCAAGCCCACCTCTCGAACTCCAAAAACAACTCAATCTATCGGTTTCAAATGTTGCTCCAGCGTCCATTGGCCGATTTGGTTGCCCAATGCTTGGCCTTTCTGGCAGGCAAAGCGGAAGTGAAGACCCGCCAGCACACGAGACTCGGCGTTCTCGTTGGCAGCCTCGAAAAAATTGCTGAAACTGCGTGTCAGGCCGGGTGTCGGTGCGGTGGTGGAGGTCATGGTAAAAGGAACATTGTTGCCCACGATGGCTGTCAGTACAGTGGCAGCGGCATTGCCGAGGGCGCTGTGAGTAGAAGGGTAGTCCTGCACGGGCGGGGTTGGCTCGGAAGGCTCCCAGCCGTAGTCGGCCACCGTGTCGTCGTTGCCGTCGAAATCAGCCGAGCGGATGGCTGTGTAAGGCCTCCAAAGGTTGTAATGGAACTTAGAGTCCCACCCTGCGGTGTAGGCATCTGCCAAAGCCATGTTGACAAGGGCGAAAAGACGTGCCGTGGCGAGCAGCCCCAACTTTTTGTCAGCAGCGGCGGTGCGGGTCACGCGGTTCCAGCCGATTTCAGAGAACTCATACCAATACTTTGCAATGACGGTCTGTTCGGCGCTGCGGTGCGGACTGTCCTTTTGGCCCATGCGCTTCACCTCGTGGAAATCCTGCGCGTACGCTTGGCTGTTGAGCGTCGGGTGGGGCGGCACACGGAACTGTTCGGGCTTTTGCAAAGAGAAAGTTTGCATCGTCGTCCAGAACGGTGCAAAAATGAAGTCGAACGGCGGCACCAATTGGTATTCGCCGGGCTGGCCGGTGCCTACCGGCACGCTAATCGGGTCTTGGAACGCGCCGTCATTCTGGCGCAGGGCGATGATAGCCGCCGCCGCTTTTTTGCCGATTTCGATGCCTTGTGTTTTGGCGCTGCCTTCCGGCACTTTTGTCAGCGACGCGGCCAAACAACTGTCGAGCATCGGCTTTTGGGCGGGGATTTGATTCGCCAATACCTCATAGGCTGCTGTCGCCGCTGCCGCGACGGGGTCGGCCTGTCTGTTTTTCTGGTGAAAGGCATAGGTTTGGTAGCGCGGCGCGATGGCGTTGAGCGCGTCGTGCATGGCGATGTGGGTCATGGCGTTGATGCGCGAAGCCAGATGCGTGTGCAGGTAAGTGCCGCTCGTCCCGCCCATCGTCTCGAAAGCCGCCAAGTTCCAGTCGAGGATGATTTGATTGGAGTACGGTTCGAGGCCATTCCCCGGGTCGGTATTTCCGATGCTGTTTGATTTGTTGCAAGCACTCAAAGCGAGCAACAGGCCCCAAAAGGCCAAGGCAAGTTTTTGTTTCATTGCTTAAAAATGTTTAAGTTTGAAGGAATGTAGAAAAATTGATTCGATTGGTTCGATTGTTCTGATTAGACCGAATGATTCGATTGGCACGACTAACCCAATCTCACTAATCGGCCCAATCGAATCAATCGAATCAATCGGCTCTGCTCACGTCTTTGAACAGCAGCATATCTACCACCCGGGCTGAAGCACCTGGGTAAAAGCCCGTGTCGTGTTCATAAGTCTTTGGATTGTGGAAAGTGCCGAACAAAAGGTCGAAAATCGGCAGGTCGGAATAGTTGTGTCGATGGATGTTCTGCGCGTGGTGGTGCGTGTGGCTTTCGGGTCGCTGGATGAGGTAGCCCAACCACTGCGGCGTGCGGATGTTGGCGTGCTGGAAGATGCTGAAGAAATTGGTTGTCAGCAGGATGATGGTCGTGGCTTGCGCGTCCAAGCCCATGATGACCGAGAAACACAGCGTGCCAAGCGCGGTGAAACCCGCCATGTCGAAAGGGCTGA
This genomic interval from Saprospiraceae bacterium contains the following:
- a CDS encoding IS66 family transposase, with product MELSNDISVLKDLVMVLLAKVEALESENAALRAEVAELRSRLKMNSKNSHKPPSSDGLSKKPGLPKEPPKKSGGQLGHKGKTLKMVDTVDHVVVHHATSCSCCSKDFSTADVVEVAQKRQVFDIPAPRMEVTEHQLGVAVCCGRQHWGCFPPEVGQPVQYGSRIKALSVLLNNDYKLPLEKIEQLMGDLWGCSFNESTALTANAGMYQALEPIEEQIKTAVLASDVVHFDETGMRVEKKLHWFHVASTALFTHLFVHKKRGKEALESEASLLKDFTKRAVHDCWASYFDFQQCKHALCGAHLLRELTNLAENGSKWASQMHQFVLQLYQASQKGTGSVADPQTWRHHFEQICQSADREEPPPKQGKRGKPKNSKGRNLLNRLVKHRDEWLAFAFEQNVPFTNNQAERDIRCLKTKQKVATNFQTFKGAQHYARIQSFTSTLRKHSMNVFQNLTNAFDRKTIVFKAG
- a CDS encoding tetratricopeptide repeat protein; protein product: MRQLFVLCLLLGSTHFSIAQSKTDSLWAIWGDARQADTTRLKAIQELAWSLFYKNPDSTRLLAQLEFEFAHKINNKKWQGTALNMIGGTYHMKGDFVPALNEYKKALSAFLEANELKDAAAVYNNMGMIYRAQGNTGKAFEFYEKYLDIGENLQNTSMLATAYNNLGNLYRDLDNYPKALEYYERGLRLAEKKDNKASIAIGYNNIGSIYHVQKKHPEALDYYRKSLEIRKQIDDQRGIASVFMNIGLVFKDKKDYDKALEYLQKAMAIREKLSDKAGLAESYFQMGETFVAKKDFAKAATWCDKSLTVSQQIGALDDELDACDCLYQVYKGMGQSGKALAWHERFVTLNDSLHKTETEKRLEQMEFAKQIMADSLGQEEEKLKMELTYRGEVRKRDKIMNIMLVAGLVVAALAVGFWSRMLYFQKYSKIFQNKAENLEKQQLLNEIALLKTQVNPHFLFNSLSILSSLVRVNADLSEQFIDQLSRSYRYILEQKEQSLVSLKTELEFIKSYSFLLKIRFEKKFDLRFDLPDDVLEKYKIAPLTLQLLVENAVKHNRMSVREPLIVEVTLGDNETLIVKNRLQLRPTPSASTGLGLQNIINRYALLTARPVWAGESEEAFIVRLPLL
- a CDS encoding response regulator transcription factor; amino-acid sequence: MNTIIIEDENLTAQRLEGMLKKYDSNIKVLAILPSVAESVDWLRKHDAPDLVFMDIHLEDDLCFKIFELAPLTSPVIFTTAYDEYMIKAFKVNSIDYLLKPVNLLELMAALDKYKALKEQFSKPDFDTLLQYIGQREPEYKTRFMITVGNKIRSIETADIAYFYSDEKITFMVTKEGQHLPIDFSLDKLATLLDPKQFFRISRQYLVGFSAIQAVLTHFKGKLKLDLAPKSKHDVFVSGDRMTDFKDWLGR
- a CDS encoding energy transducer TonB, with product MKAMILLAIALFTSSMSVSAQHSSHAFHSAADATVSFAKARFPNLHQYIQENLKYPIAAIESGTEGRVVAKVLIEADGSVKDVQIVQGLSWSCDRAVTNLLKKMPKWVPATKNGQPVAQQASVAVRFKLKAG
- a CDS encoding vanadium-dependent haloperoxidase translates to MKQKLALAFWGLLLALSACNKSNSIGNTDPGNGLEPYSNQIILDWNLAAFETMGGTSGTYLHTHLASRINAMTHIAMHDALNAIAPRYQTYAFHQKNRQADPVAAAATAAYEVLANQIPAQKPMLDSCLAASLTKVPEGSAKTQGIEIGKKAAAAIIALRQNDGAFQDPISVPVGTGQPGEYQLVPPFDFIFAPFWTTMQTFSLQKPEQFRVPPHPTLNSQAYAQDFHEVKRMGQKDSPHRSAEQTVIAKYWYEFSEIGWNRVTRTAAADKKLGLLATARLFALVNMALADAYTAGWDSKFHYNLWRPYTAIRSADFDGNDDTVADYGWEPSEPTPPVQDYPSTHSALGNAAATVLTAIVGNNVPFTMTSTTAPTPGLTRSFSNFFEAANENAESRVLAGLHFRFACQKGQALGNQIGQWTLEQHLKPID